A genomic window from Sulfurospirillum multivorans DSM 12446 includes:
- the bioD gene encoding dethiobiotin synthase, with protein MKYPPIFITATNTDVGKTYTTLKLLEALSAKGLKVGVMKPIETGVVTHPVDATLLFETAKRYHPALEALKLRDIVPYQFELPAAPFVAKGRKKVSLELLESAYAKIEALCDIVLIEGAGGLLVPIEEDLYMYDFIRLFNAKTLLVGHDQLGCINDILLNLHLLDGLGVDDYEWCVNFKGDRASFDETTLPFFKKVFGRVLSVQDDMDEILKSLVRYHNVQADKL; from the coding sequence ATGAAATATCCCCCCATTTTTATTACTGCCACGAACACCGATGTTGGTAAAACCTACACAACCTTAAAACTTTTAGAAGCGCTGAGTGCCAAAGGGCTCAAAGTCGGCGTTATGAAGCCGATTGAAACGGGTGTTGTGACACATCCTGTGGATGCCACACTGCTTTTTGAAACGGCAAAACGGTACCATCCGGCTCTTGAAGCGTTAAAACTTCGTGACATTGTTCCCTATCAGTTTGAACTCCCTGCGGCTCCCTTTGTGGCGAAAGGACGTAAAAAAGTGAGTTTGGAATTGTTAGAGAGTGCGTATGCCAAGATCGAAGCGCTGTGCGATATTGTCTTGATTGAAGGGGCGGGCGGGCTTTTAGTGCCCATTGAAGAAGATCTTTACATGTACGATTTTATTCGACTCTTTAATGCCAAAACACTGCTCGTTGGGCACGATCAACTCGGCTGTATCAACGATATTTTGCTCAACCTTCATCTTCTGGATGGTTTAGGTGTGGATGATTATGAGTGGTGTGTTAATTTTAAAGGAGATCGTGCCTCTTTTGATGAAACCACCCTGCCATTTTTCAAAAAAGTGTTTGGCAGAGTGCTCTCAGTCCAAGACGATATGGATGAAATTTTGAAGAGTTTAGTACGTTACCATAACGTTCAAGCGGATAAACTCTAA
- a CDS encoding LysR family transcriptional regulator: MLKDFSKVETFLTVVREKSFSKASKKLGISQPAVTQQIKLLEEYLDIQIVDRKKNGIKLTTAGEELYKVALKLEKHLLAAEREMLRLVNKEVIFVLGASPVIGNYILPDFLNDIQEAIKNNVMLKVEDALDITEKLIDRKVDLALIEAPIFQEGIIYREWLEDELVITSRSPLPKLVKKEDLLSYNWICREEESNTRKIIHETFEKMDIDCKSFKVKSIVTSSTAVKHTLMKANIEETPTVSILSKHIVADEVEQGLLFTTKMKGLKLTRMLYLCYIKDRKHDALIDSVINYIMNKHDIKA, encoded by the coding sequence ATGCTTAAAGATTTCTCCAAAGTAGAAACCTTTTTAACCGTTGTGCGCGAAAAGAGCTTCTCCAAAGCCTCTAAAAAACTGGGCATTAGCCAGCCTGCTGTCACGCAACAGATCAAACTCTTAGAAGAATACCTCGATATTCAAATCGTCGATCGTAAAAAAAATGGTATTAAACTCACGACCGCAGGCGAAGAGCTTTACAAAGTAGCCCTCAAGCTTGAAAAACACCTCTTAGCGGCTGAGCGCGAAATGCTTCGCTTGGTCAATAAAGAGGTTATTTTTGTCCTTGGTGCCTCACCTGTGATTGGCAATTATATCTTGCCAGATTTTCTCAATGACATCCAAGAGGCAATCAAAAACAATGTGATGCTCAAAGTGGAAGATGCGCTGGATATTACGGAAAAACTGATCGATCGAAAAGTCGATTTGGCGTTGATTGAAGCGCCTATTTTTCAAGAAGGGATTATTTACCGCGAATGGTTAGAAGATGAACTCGTCATCACAAGCCGTTCCCCTCTTCCAAAGCTTGTTAAAAAAGAGGATCTGCTCTCTTACAACTGGATTTGCCGTGAAGAAGAGTCCAATACGCGCAAAATCATTCATGAAACGTTTGAAAAGATGGATATTGATTGTAAAAGTTTTAAGGTTAAGAGCATTGTCACAAGCTCAACCGCAGTCAAACACACCCTGATGAAAGCGAACATTGAAGAGACCCCAACTGTTTCGATTCTCTCAAAACATATTGTGGCAGATGAAGTGGAACAAGGTCTTTTATTTACAACGAAAATGAAAGGGCTGAAGCTCACACGTATGCTCTATCTTTGCTACATCAAAGACCGCAAGCATGATGCACTCATCGACAGTGTCATCAACTACATTATGAACAAACACGATATTAAAGCCTAA
- a CDS encoding glycine zipper 2TM domain-containing protein translates to MKKIFYASLLLLGSLLYAETLNLTEEVRVITSKPEYRMVNSRVPYQECWDEQVEVHYAPQPSNDGSGVAGALIGGVAGGVLGHQVGGGRGNTAATVGGAIVGTLVGKNLAENATSTPPPPGYRIERRCATRYEEKSIEQFMGYRNTANYKGQTIVKYSDKPLEFIRLNVMVTY, encoded by the coding sequence ATGAAAAAAATCTTTTATGCGTCACTTCTGCTTTTAGGTTCTCTCCTTTATGCGGAGACGCTCAATCTAACAGAAGAGGTACGCGTCATAACCAGTAAACCAGAGTACCGTATGGTCAACTCACGGGTTCCATACCAAGAGTGTTGGGATGAGCAAGTTGAAGTGCATTATGCTCCACAACCGTCCAATGATGGCAGCGGCGTAGCGGGTGCGCTCATTGGTGGTGTCGCAGGCGGTGTTTTAGGGCATCAAGTGGGTGGTGGCAGAGGAAACACGGCAGCAACCGTGGGCGGAGCCATTGTGGGAACATTGGTGGGCAAAAACCTTGCAGAAAACGCAACGAGCACACCGCCCCCTCCTGGGTATCGCATAGAGAGACGTTGTGCGACTCGTTATGAAGAGAAGAGTATAGAACAATTTATGGGGTATCGCAACACAGCGAACTATAAAGGTCAGACGATTGTTAAGTATTCGGACAAACCCTTAGAGTTTATCCGCTTGAACGTTATGGTAACGTACTAA
- a CDS encoding AraC family transcriptional regulator — translation MKHKINTKNDHIERVNEVLFYIHGAIGKNFSVEELSSLVAMSPFHFNRIFKEQTKESVHAYIKRVKLEHAANLLLFNPDATITHIMHEVGFSSNASFSQAFKENFGVTPTKWREVDRANENRDYTFANTPLHVKIGSMPSFDVAYVRHKGYDRSIKMAWLKLQAWALHEGIDFAQQKMIGLHHSNPRFVESSQCHYVACLELPSEKKFYRSGEVGVMRIPQTFCALFSLQGKYGDLKKYMDVIYHEWLPKSVYEKAALPSFALYRKNHFIEADELFDLDFCVPVRFK, via the coding sequence ATGAAACACAAAATAAACACGAAAAATGATCATATTGAGCGTGTCAATGAGGTTCTTTTTTACATTCATGGTGCTATTGGAAAAAACTTTAGTGTTGAAGAGCTCTCTTCATTGGTTGCAATGTCACCGTTTCATTTTAACCGCATTTTCAAAGAGCAAACGAAAGAGAGTGTACATGCGTACATTAAGCGCGTTAAGCTTGAACATGCTGCTAATTTACTGCTGTTTAACCCCGATGCGACGATCACGCACATTATGCATGAGGTGGGTTTTAGCTCCAACGCCTCTTTCTCACAAGCCTTTAAAGAGAACTTTGGTGTGACCCCAACCAAGTGGCGCGAAGTCGATCGTGCCAATGAAAACAGGGACTATACGTTTGCGAATACCCCTTTACATGTAAAGATTGGCTCGATGCCCAGTTTTGATGTGGCATATGTGCGGCACAAAGGGTATGATCGTAGCATTAAGATGGCATGGTTGAAGCTTCAAGCATGGGCGCTTCACGAAGGCATTGATTTTGCACAGCAAAAGATGATCGGTCTGCACCACAGCAATCCTCGCTTTGTGGAATCATCCCAGTGCCATTATGTCGCCTGTTTAGAGCTTCCCTCTGAAAAGAAATTTTACCGAAGCGGTGAAGTGGGCGTGATGCGCATTCCTCAAACGTTTTGTGCACTCTTCTCACTACAAGGAAAATACGGTGATTTGAAAAAATATATGGATGTGATTTACCATGAGTGGTTGCCTAAAAGTGTATACGAAAAGGCGGCACTTCCTTCGTTTGCCTTGTACCGTAAAAACCATTTTATCGAGGCTGATGAGCTGTTTGATCTGGATTTTTGTGTGCCCGTACGATTTAAGTAG
- a CDS encoding aminotransferase-like domain-containing protein, with protein MQTKFAKRVTTASRSFTRTILDLTAQSSIISFAGGLPDAALFPRENIEKHAKELFKTEDNRLFQYSNASGVEALKVEIAKKYVNTPSTQIMLTNGSQQGLDLVCKTFLDEKDCIIVEDPSYLAALGLFHMYNATIKAVPLSSKGVDTDVLEVLFRDYSPKFFYTIPIFQNPTGYSYTLENRHEVVRLAQKYNVILLEDSPYEALRYDGVQTKAFADLLPELTIALGTFSKTLAPDFRIGWMKAPQEIISALTLSKESTDLQNSKFFQHICAKMMQSGELQEHTKTLIAYYRPKRDAMVNALHELFGDSIEFVVPEGGMFIWVNFKKCADSMKLFDVAIKKGVAFVPGSVFFADKRVTSYGRLNYTNSSLEQIETGVKKLYEAYNKL; from the coding sequence ATGCAAACCAAATTTGCAAAACGTGTTACCACGGCGTCACGTTCATTTACCCGTACCATCTTAGACTTAACGGCACAAAGCTCCATCATTTCGTTTGCAGGCGGACTTCCTGATGCGGCACTTTTTCCACGAGAAAACATCGAAAAACATGCTAAAGAACTCTTCAAAACCGAAGACAACCGTCTGTTCCAATACAGCAACGCTTCAGGTGTTGAAGCCCTAAAAGTGGAGATCGCTAAGAAATACGTCAACACGCCCTCAACGCAGATCATGCTCACCAACGGGTCGCAACAAGGGCTTGATTTGGTCTGTAAAACCTTTTTGGATGAGAAAGATTGCATCATCGTCGAAGATCCAAGTTACCTAGCCGCACTTGGGCTTTTTCACATGTACAACGCGACCATCAAAGCCGTCCCACTCAGCTCAAAAGGTGTTGATACGGACGTTTTGGAAGTTTTGTTTCGAGATTATTCGCCTAAGTTTTTCTATACAATTCCTATTTTTCAAAACCCAACAGGTTACTCATATACGTTAGAGAATCGTCACGAAGTGGTACGTTTGGCTCAAAAGTACAACGTCATTTTACTCGAAGACAGCCCGTATGAAGCGCTTCGTTATGATGGTGTTCAAACCAAAGCTTTTGCGGATTTGCTCCCAGAACTGACCATCGCACTGGGAACGTTTTCTAAAACACTCGCCCCTGATTTTCGAATCGGTTGGATGAAAGCACCTCAAGAGATTATCAGCGCATTAACACTCTCAAAAGAGAGTACGGATCTGCAAAACTCAAAGTTTTTCCAACACATCTGCGCCAAAATGATGCAAAGCGGTGAGTTGCAAGAACATACCAAAACACTGATCGCATACTACCGACCCAAACGCGATGCGATGGTTAATGCACTGCATGAGCTTTTTGGCGATAGCATCGAATTTGTTGTACCCGAGGGCGGAATGTTCATTTGGGTGAATTTTAAAAAATGCGCCGATAGCATGAAGCTTTTTGATGTAGCTATTAAAAAAGGGGTTGCCTTTGTTCCAGGAAGCGTTTTCTTTGCCGATAAACGCGTCACCTCTTATGGAAGACTCAACTACACCAACTCAAGCCTTGAGCAGATTGAAACGGGTGTTAAAAAGCTTTACGAGGCGTATAATAAACTATAA
- a CDS encoding aspartate carbamoyltransferase catalytic subunit, with protein sequence MNHLINTRDFSLEEIEQLFERATEFLDEKPREILKNKTVITIFFENSTRTRSSFEIAAKRLGAMVVSLDVSRSSSSKGETLFDTAANLDAMGPDAIVVRHKSSGVPHILANYVNCPIVNGGDGSHAHPTQALLDLFTMKRHFGDVKGKKVAIVGDIKNSRVANSNIELLGRVGVEVILVGPPHFLPQTDLRVHHSIEEVIDEVDVIMSLRAQTERHANQIYASLKDYGTDFCITSKLMGERDIIILHPGPVHRNVDVDDFMMKDPRSKILEQVKNGVAVRMAVLEKLIEH encoded by the coding sequence GTGAACCATTTGATAAATACACGGGATTTTTCGTTGGAAGAGATAGAGCAGTTGTTTGAGCGAGCAACCGAGTTTTTGGATGAAAAACCACGCGAAATTTTGAAAAATAAAACGGTCATCACCATCTTTTTTGAAAACTCAACGAGGACACGAAGCAGTTTTGAAATCGCAGCCAAACGCCTTGGCGCAATGGTTGTAAGTCTTGATGTCTCACGCAGCTCTTCGAGTAAAGGTGAAACGTTGTTTGATACCGCAGCTAACCTTGATGCGATGGGACCTGACGCGATTGTTGTGCGCCATAAAAGCTCAGGTGTGCCTCACATCTTAGCCAATTATGTCAACTGTCCTATCGTCAATGGCGGTGATGGAAGCCATGCTCACCCAACCCAAGCGCTGTTAGATCTTTTTACGATGAAGCGTCATTTTGGCGATGTTAAAGGTAAAAAAGTGGCGATAGTGGGAGACATTAAAAATTCACGCGTTGCCAACAGCAATATCGAACTTTTAGGACGTGTGGGTGTTGAAGTCATTTTGGTTGGGCCTCCGCATTTCTTGCCCCAGACCGATCTTCGTGTGCACCATAGCATCGAAGAGGTGATCGATGAGGTCGATGTCATTATGAGTTTGCGTGCGCAAACCGAGCGTCATGCCAATCAGATTTATGCCTCTTTAAAAGATTATGGAACCGATTTTTGCATCACTTCCAAACTGATGGGGGAGCGTGATATTATCATCCTTCATCCAGGCCCAGTGCATCGCAATGTCGATGTGGATGATTTTATGATGAAAGATCCACGCTCCAAAATTTTAGAGCAAGTTAAAAACGGTGTGGCAGTGCGAATGGCGGTTTTGGAGAAGCTGATTGAACATTGA
- a CDS encoding M3 family oligoendopeptidase, producing the protein MLNWDLSALYENEALLEADLKDAASRAKSLESVCKGKLKELHVNEFLESIREYESINEKLGRIMTYAFLKFATNSDNGGFYAKYQQAHSNIAENLLFFELEFNKLSKPKQEELIASAPMYTYYLESLVEEKPYQLSQKEERILLKKDMTSASAFSRLFDEHFSRLKFSYEGQKLSEEEILSKLQDGDRSVRQKAASAFTKGLKPHQPLLAYIFNMIKTDLASDCELRGYKNAEQPRHMDNKITQKSVDALVKSAESSFSLVQEYYVQKAKLLGLDELYEYDRYAPLEASSASFDFETSKAIVLDAFAKFNPKFHEIATMAFEKGWIDVFPKDKKRGGAFSHPATPSTHPYVLLNHTDTRRDLFTLAHELGHAIHQYLSRGVGYLGSDTPLTTSETASVFAEMLIFDAIKDNLSASEKRSLYASKIEDIFSTLYRQINFTTFERKVHAHEGELDLETFNQYWMQESQKMFGKSITLSKDYALWWSYIPHFIHSPFYCYAYSYGQLLVLALYGLYKKSDKALFVQNYTTFLSAGGSQSPKELIKKFGFDIEDEGFWQLGIGEIESILAEFKGMCDA; encoded by the coding sequence ATTTTGAATTGGGATTTATCAGCACTGTATGAAAACGAAGCGTTGCTAGAAGCAGATTTAAAAGATGCGGCATCGCGTGCGAAAAGCTTGGAGTCGGTCTGCAAAGGCAAGCTCAAAGAGTTGCATGTCAACGAATTTTTAGAGTCCATTCGCGAATACGAATCGATCAACGAGAAGCTTGGGCGCATTATGACCTATGCTTTTTTAAAATTTGCCACCAACAGTGACAATGGCGGCTTTTACGCCAAATATCAACAAGCTCACTCCAATATTGCTGAAAATCTTCTCTTTTTTGAACTTGAATTTAACAAACTCTCCAAACCAAAACAAGAAGAGTTGATCGCTTCGGCTCCAATGTACACCTACTATTTAGAATCATTGGTTGAAGAAAAACCGTATCAGCTCAGCCAAAAAGAGGAGCGCATTTTACTTAAAAAAGATATGACCTCTGCTTCAGCATTTAGCCGCCTTTTTGATGAGCATTTCAGTCGCCTCAAATTTTCCTATGAAGGGCAAAAGCTCTCGGAAGAGGAGATTTTGAGCAAACTTCAAGACGGTGATCGTAGTGTGAGACAAAAAGCAGCGAGTGCCTTTACCAAAGGACTCAAACCGCATCAACCGCTTCTTGCGTATATTTTTAACATGATTAAAACCGATCTTGCGAGTGATTGCGAACTTCGTGGCTACAAAAATGCCGAACAACCACGCCATATGGACAATAAAATCACCCAAAAAAGTGTCGATGCTTTGGTCAAAAGTGCAGAGAGCAGCTTTTCCTTGGTGCAAGAGTATTACGTGCAAAAAGCAAAACTTTTGGGGCTTGATGAGCTGTATGAGTACGACCGCTACGCACCACTTGAAGCTTCCAGTGCCTCATTTGATTTTGAGACATCCAAAGCGATTGTCTTAGATGCCTTTGCAAAATTCAATCCTAAATTTCATGAAATTGCCACAATGGCGTTTGAAAAAGGGTGGATCGACGTATTTCCTAAAGATAAAAAACGAGGGGGCGCTTTTTCGCATCCAGCAACGCCTTCGACCCATCCGTACGTGCTTCTTAACCACACGGACACCAGGCGCGATCTTTTTACTTTAGCGCATGAGTTAGGGCACGCGATTCATCAGTACCTTTCACGCGGTGTGGGCTACCTTGGAAGTGACACGCCCTTGACGACCTCTGAAACCGCTTCGGTGTTTGCGGAGATGCTTATTTTTGATGCGATCAAAGATAACTTAAGCGCGAGCGAAAAACGCTCTTTGTATGCGAGTAAAATCGAAGATATTTTTTCCACACTTTACCGTCAAATCAACTTTACGACCTTTGAGCGCAAAGTACATGCACATGAGGGCGAGTTGGACCTTGAAACGTTTAATCAATACTGGATGCAAGAGAGCCAAAAGATGTTTGGCAAAAGCATTACGCTGAGCAAAGATTATGCGCTGTGGTGGAGTTATATTCCCCATTTTATCCATTCTCCTTTTTACTGCTACGCCTACAGTTACGGGCAGTTACTCGTCTTAGCGCTGTACGGACTTTACAAAAAAAGCGATAAAGCTCTTTTTGTGCAAAACTACACCACTTTTTTAAGTGCTGGGGGCAGTCAAAGTCCTAAAGAGCTGATTAAAAAGTTTGGGTTTGATATTGAAGATGAGGGTTTTTGGCAACTGGGAATTGGAGAGATCGAATCTATCTTGGCAGAATTTAAAGGAATGTGCGATGCTTGA
- a CDS encoding aminodeoxychorismate synthase component I — translation MNIEFASKLNAFGKARTPFFFVIDYAAKQFEVFALDAVPSGILYQLESQSNASKAFTCKDVSWSKTPPSKEHYFAQCDAVIEAIKAGNTYLLNLTAPTNVEFSGSLETLFYTANAPFKLCYHEHFVCFSPERFVQLKNNQISTYPMKGTIDASIPNAEEMILNDEKEKAEHVMVVDLLRNDLSMVSREVRVEQFRYVETIQAGTKELLHVSSKITGKLDENWHENVGTIIAKLLPAGSISGTPKRSSVEIIERLEGYDRGYFTGIFGVYDGKSLDSAVMIRFLEKTKEGCVFKSGGGITLLSDAQKEYDELCDKVYIPVF, via the coding sequence TTGAACATTGAGTTTGCCTCTAAACTCAATGCGTTTGGCAAAGCGCGAACGCCTTTTTTCTTTGTGATTGATTATGCAGCAAAACAGTTTGAGGTATTCGCCCTCGATGCCGTTCCAAGCGGCATTTTGTACCAGTTAGAGAGCCAAAGTAACGCTTCTAAAGCGTTTACATGTAAAGATGTTTCGTGGAGTAAAACGCCTCCTTCCAAAGAGCACTATTTCGCTCAATGTGACGCGGTTATTGAAGCAATCAAAGCGGGCAACACCTATCTGCTTAACCTTACAGCACCGACCAACGTTGAGTTTTCAGGCTCCCTTGAAACTCTTTTTTATACCGCCAATGCTCCGTTTAAACTGTGCTATCACGAGCACTTTGTCTGCTTTTCGCCTGAGCGTTTTGTGCAACTCAAAAACAATCAGATCAGCACCTATCCGATGAAAGGCACCATTGATGCGAGCATTCCCAATGCGGAAGAAATGATTTTAAACGATGAGAAAGAAAAAGCGGAGCATGTGATGGTCGTGGATCTTTTGCGTAATGACCTCTCGATGGTCTCGCGTGAAGTGCGTGTTGAGCAGTTTCGCTATGTCGAAACGATTCAAGCAGGCACCAAAGAGCTTTTACATGTAAGCTCCAAAATCACGGGAAAATTGGATGAGAATTGGCATGAAAACGTAGGCACCATCATAGCCAAACTGCTTCCAGCAGGCTCTATTAGCGGTACGCCAAAGCGGAGCAGTGTGGAGATCATAGAACGTCTTGAAGGGTATGATCGAGGCTATTTTACGGGTATTTTTGGTGTGTACGATGGGAAAAGTTTGGACAGTGCCGTAATGATCCGTTTTTTGGAAAAGACAAAAGAGGGTTGTGTGTTTAAAAGTGGTGGAGGTATCACGCTTTTAAGCGATGCCCAAAAGGAGTACGATGAGCTGTGTGATAAAGTCTATATCCCCGTGTTTTGA
- a CDS encoding ATP-dependent helicase, with the protein MQDLAMLNESQQDAVKCVDGPVLILAGAGSGKTKTITSRLAYLLSLGIPPANTLTLTFTNKAASEMRERAMAMIEEHSYPPLLCTFHKFGLLFLKFHIEKIGRKNSFVVIDTDDKKRILKSFSTSTELSTGMIASEISRYKTSLIDPKVAWEKAEQKSYQVIAKLYEQYEDYLQSNNLVDFDDLLVLPYKILEGDDALCEEVSKRYQYIMVDEYQDTNELQYKLLRKLCFTHNNLCVVGDDDQSIYGWRGANIKNILEFHESFDNVKIVKLEKNYRSTTQILKAANDLIEHNRGRIGKVLESTKGDGKAIDVLDSHDENQEAHTIAKRIRKLIESGVNPHEIAVLYRINALSRSLEEGLNKEKIPYNMVGGVKFYERAEVKDVISYLRVIANPHDDFSIKRIINRPKRGLGKVTIERIIKSAYDNHQSIYEYITCNEAAIEKEATKKASLALKEFVQNIAHMQSIQENSTYDMIDAIEESFAIKAYYTNQPDSLDRLSNIDEFYGLFRDYVKQNPQMGVDDFLNELALQSDQDQIDSENISIMSIHASKGLEFEYLFVIGLEEGFFPLIGDGSDIEEERRLGYVAITRAKKELTLSFSGSRFYKGRRTELTKSRFLKEAGVCEGSLILEKTTSFKKGDLVKHKIFGIGRITEVSKVGREFKLQINFSGTKRDILASFVEKI; encoded by the coding sequence ATGCAAGATTTAGCGATGTTAAACGAATCACAACAAGATGCAGTCAAATGTGTCGATGGTCCTGTCCTTATCTTAGCAGGTGCAGGCAGTGGTAAAACCAAGACGATTACGTCACGCTTGGCGTACCTGCTCTCTTTAGGAATTCCTCCTGCGAACACCTTAACGCTTACCTTTACCAACAAAGCCGCCAGTGAGATGCGAGAACGTGCGATGGCGATGATCGAAGAGCACAGCTATCCGCCACTCTTGTGTACCTTTCATAAATTTGGTCTGCTTTTTTTAAAGTTTCACATTGAAAAAATAGGGCGAAAGAACAGCTTTGTGGTCATCGATACCGATGATAAAAAGCGCATCTTAAAAAGTTTTAGTACGAGCACAGAACTTTCAACGGGCATGATCGCCAGCGAGATTTCACGCTATAAAACCTCCTTAATTGACCCAAAAGTGGCGTGGGAAAAAGCGGAGCAGAAGAGTTATCAAGTGATTGCCAAGCTTTACGAGCAGTACGAAGACTACTTACAATCCAACAATTTGGTTGATTTTGATGACCTTTTAGTCCTTCCTTATAAAATTTTAGAGGGTGATGATGCTTTGTGTGAAGAGGTGAGCAAGCGCTATCAGTACATTATGGTCGATGAGTACCAAGATACAAATGAACTACAATACAAACTGCTTCGCAAACTCTGTTTTACGCACAACAATCTCTGTGTTGTGGGCGATGATGACCAGAGTATTTACGGTTGGCGTGGGGCGAATATCAAAAATATTTTAGAGTTTCACGAGTCGTTTGACAATGTTAAAATCGTTAAGTTAGAGAAAAATTACCGATCCACAACCCAAATTCTTAAAGCAGCAAACGATCTTATCGAGCATAACCGTGGACGCATTGGCAAAGTACTTGAGAGTACGAAGGGTGATGGCAAAGCGATTGATGTGTTGGATTCACACGACGAAAATCAAGAAGCGCATACGATTGCAAAGCGGATTCGAAAGCTCATTGAAAGTGGTGTCAACCCTCATGAAATCGCTGTTTTATACCGCATCAATGCGCTCAGCCGTTCATTAGAAGAGGGGCTCAATAAAGAGAAAATTCCTTACAATATGGTCGGTGGTGTGAAGTTTTACGAGCGTGCTGAGGTCAAAGATGTCATCAGTTACCTGCGCGTCATTGCCAATCCTCATGATGATTTTTCGATCAAACGCATTATCAATCGTCCCAAACGTGGGCTTGGAAAAGTGACGATTGAGCGCATCATCAAATCAGCCTACGATAACCATCAATCGATTTATGAGTACATTACATGTAACGAAGCTGCGATTGAAAAAGAGGCGACGAAAAAGGCCTCTTTGGCGCTGAAAGAGTTTGTGCAAAACATCGCACACATGCAGAGCATTCAAGAAAATTCAACGTACGATATGATCGATGCCATTGAAGAATCTTTTGCGATCAAAGCTTACTACACCAATCAGCCTGACTCGTTGGATCGCCTCTCCAACATCGATGAATTTTACGGACTTTTCCGTGATTATGTAAAGCAAAACCCTCAAATGGGCGTGGATGATTTTTTAAATGAGCTTGCATTGCAGAGCGACCAAGATCAGATCGATAGTGAAAACATCTCCATTATGAGCATTCATGCGAGCAAAGGTTTGGAATTTGAATACCTCTTTGTCATTGGTTTGGAAGAGGGCTTTTTCCCTCTCATAGGGGACGGCAGTGACATTGAAGAAGAACGTCGTCTTGGGTATGTGGCGATTACACGTGCTAAAAAAGAGCTGACACTCAGTTTTTCAGGCAGTCGTTTTTACAAAGGGCGAAGAACGGAGCTTACCAAAAGCCGTTTTCTCAAAGAAGCAGGCGTGTGCGAGGGAAGTTTGATTTTAGAAAAAACCACCTCGTTTAAAAAAGGCGATCTGGTCAAGCACAAGATCTTTGGCATTGGACGTATAACGGAAGTGAGCAAAGTAGGGCGTGAGTTTAAATTGCAGATCAATTTTAGCGGTACCAAACGGGATATTTTAGCCTCTTTTGTGGAGAAGATTTAG
- a CDS encoding aminotransferase class IV yields MSCVIKSISPCFETLKAVNGEVQHLSFHQARFDKTRQELYGSTQKIALLEHLNPPKTFTCKVRVEYAQTVQKIEYLPYTPRDFHTFSLVEADIDYAYKYCNREALNAHLREDVDDILFTCKGELKDTSIANIALFIDGEWKTPLHPLLEGTTRARLLSCGELKAEVLDIKSLQKAEKFAIMNALIGFRIIKKVSIKD; encoded by the coding sequence ATGAGCTGTGTGATAAAGTCTATATCCCCGTGTTTTGAAACGCTCAAAGCGGTCAATGGCGAAGTACAGCATCTTTCGTTTCATCAAGCACGCTTTGATAAAACGCGCCAAGAGCTTTATGGATCAACGCAGAAAATCGCACTTTTAGAGCATTTAAATCCACCCAAAACGTTTACATGTAAAGTGCGCGTCGAATATGCCCAAACAGTTCAAAAGATTGAGTATCTTCCCTACACACCGCGTGACTTCCACACATTTTCACTCGTAGAAGCGGACATAGACTACGCGTATAAGTATTGCAACCGAGAAGCATTGAATGCCCATCTGCGCGAGGATGTTGATGATATTCTCTTTACATGTAAAGGTGAGCTCAAAGACACGAGCATTGCCAATATCGCGCTTTTCATCGATGGGGAGTGGAAAACACCCCTTCATCCACTTTTGGAGGGAACCACGCGCGCACGACTGCTCTCTTGCGGCGAATTGAAGGCTGAAGTTTTAGACATCAAAAGCCTTCAAAAAGCAGAGAAATTTGCTATAATGAATGCACTTATAGGGTTTAGAATAATTAAAAAAGTATCTATTAAGGATTGA